The region AACCCTCGACCTTTACCGTGGCCGCTCGCTGTCCGTGCTCGCTATGCGCGCGGCGCGGCGGCGCGTCGATGCATGGCGCGCGCCGCCAGCATGGCGTGGTCGCGGTTCTGGCGGTGATCTGGCTGAGCATCGCGATCGCGGCGCTCGGCGCGATCGATATCGGCAATGTGTTTTTCGTGCGCCGGCAGTTACAGCGTGCGGCGGATCTGGCTGCTGTGGCCGGCGTGCAACTGGTCAGCAGCGCGGGTGGTTGCTCCGCGGCGACCGCGGCGGCAACGCAAAGCGCGGCGACCAATGGTCTACCGGCCAGCGGCACCGTGACGGTGTCGTGTGGCAGATGGGACACGGCGACCAGCACGACGCTGACGACTCCCCCGGCCGATGGAACGGGCTCACCGATCAACGCGGTGAAGGTAACCGTCGGCCAATCGGTCCCGTACTTTTTTCTTGGGCCGGCGCGTAACGTACAGGCATCGGCGACGGCGAAAGCGACGAATATCGGCGCATTCACGATCGGCACTTCGCTGATTTCGGTGGGTAGTAACGGTTGCACGGCCTCCAGCAGTACCCTGAACAACGTGCTCGGCGGTTTGCTAGGCATGAACCTGCAACTGGACGCGGTGTCGTACTGCGGCTTGGCGACCGCGCGGATCAAGATGCGTGATCTCGTGGTAGCGGCGAATGCGGGCACGGTCGACGGACTACTCGCCCTTCCGGTCACGGTGAGCAGCCTTGCCAATCTGATGGTGTCGGCGCTGCAGCAGACGTCGGTTGTCAATGCCAATCTGAGCTCCACCATCGGCGCGCTGCAGACAGTGGGGAGCGCCAACGTGCCAGGCGGGTTCAACATCGGTGACAGTTCTTCGGCATCAGGCCTGTTATCGCTCGGTCTGGCCAATACGCAGGCTGCGCTCGATGCAACGATCAGTCCACTGGATGCGTTGATTGTGTCTGCCGAAATCGCCAGGAAAGGACAGCCGCCTATCAACATTGCGGCCGGCCTGAATCTGCCTGGACTCAGCACCACCTTGAATTTGCAGATCATCCAGCCGCCGGTGCTGGCGATCGGTGAAGCAGGCACGCCAGCCGGCGACTCGACGGCATGGGTCACCACAGCACGCTCCGCGCAGGTGCGGGCTTACCTGAAACTGAATCTGGGCACGGCTTCGTTGCCGATCGGCTTCCTCGGGGCGCTGCTTCCGATCAATGTCTCTCTGCCGATTTATCTCGAGGTGGCGCCGGGGCAAGCCGGACTAAGCTCGACACAGTGCGCTTCGACATCTCAGGCGAGTCAATCGGTGGTTGGCGTACAGACGGGGCTCGCGAATCTCTGTGTCGGCGACTGGCCGAACGATTTGTCCGCCACGCAGGCATTTAGCTGTACAAATCCCGCCACACTTGTGAACGTTTCGCAGGTGACCGTTACGGGCGTGGCGTCAGTTTCCGCAGTGAATCCGCAGACCGGCTCGCTTACTTTCGACGGTGTCGTCGACAACGAATATCAGTCGACCAATTCGAACAATGTAGGCGGTGTGATTTCCAATGCGCTATCGGGCCTCGGCGCTCAACTGGCAAAGCCGAACGCATTGACCGTTCAGCTCAGCGGCTTGAGCCTGCCGCCAGGCTCGATCGCGTCGCCTATCGTTACACTTCTCGGTAACGTGTTAGCGCCCGCGCTCGCCGGTCTCGACACGCTCCTCGTTCCTGTGCTGCAACTTCTCGGCGCGCAGATTGGCGTCAGCACAATTCACGACCTGTCGCTGACATGCGGCGTCTCGCAACTGGTCAACTAGCGTAACCACGACAAGATGAGAACCAACCCCAAAATCGAGGAACTCGATA is a window of Paraburkholderia phytofirmans OLGA172 DNA encoding:
- a CDS encoding TadG family pilus assembly protein, whose protein sequence is MRKPSTFTVAARCPCSLCARRGGASMHGARRQHGVVAVLAVIWLSIAIAALGAIDIGNVFFVRRQLQRAADLAAVAGVQLVSSAGGCSAATAAATQSAATNGLPASGTVTVSCGRWDTATSTTLTTPPADGTGSPINAVKVTVGQSVPYFFLGPARNVQASATAKATNIGAFTIGTSLISVGSNGCTASSSTLNNVLGGLLGMNLQLDAVSYCGLATARIKMRDLVVAANAGTVDGLLALPVTVSSLANLMVSALQQTSVVNANLSSTIGALQTVGSANVPGGFNIGDSSSASGLLSLGLANTQAALDATISPLDALIVSAEIARKGQPPINIAAGLNLPGLSTTLNLQIIQPPVLAIGEAGTPAGDSTAWVTTARSAQVRAYLKLNLGTASLPIGFLGALLPINVSLPIYLEVAPGQAGLSSTQCASTSQASQSVVGVQTGLANLCVGDWPNDLSATQAFSCTNPATLVNVSQVTVTGVASVSAVNPQTGSLTFDGVVDNEYQSTNSNNVGGVISNALSGLGAQLAKPNALTVQLSGLSLPPGSIASPIVTLLGNVLAPALAGLDTLLVPVLQLLGAQIGVSTIHDLSLTCGVSQLVN